The following proteins are encoded in a genomic region of Athene noctua chromosome 9, bAthNoc1.hap1.1, whole genome shotgun sequence:
- the CNEP1R1 gene encoding nuclear envelope phosphatase-regulatory subunit 1, which produces MNSLDQAEDLKAFERRLTEYIACLQPATGRWRMILIVVSVCTATGAWNWLIDPETQKVSFLTSLWNHPFFTISCITLIGLFFAGIHKRVVAPSIIAARCRTVLAEYNMSCDDTGKLILKPRPHVQ; this is translated from the exons ATCTCAAAGCTTTTGAAAGAAGACTTACTGAATATATTGCATGTTTGCAACCAGCTACAGGACGTTGGAGAA TGATTCTGATAGTGGTATCAGTCTGCACAGCAACCGGTGCTTGGAATTGGTTAATAGACCCGGAGACACAAAAG gTGTCATTTCTCACATCACTTTGGAATCACCCATTTTTCACAATTAGCTGTATTACCCTAATAGGCTTGTTCTTTGCTGGAATACATAAAAGAGTGGTGGCACCATCAAT TATAGCAGCCCGATGTCGAACGGTTTTGGCAGAATATAATATGTCCTGTGATGAT actggaaaattaattttgaaaccTAGGCCTCATGTTCAATAA